In one window of Chitinivibrionales bacterium DNA:
- the rfaE1 gene encoding D-glycero-beta-D-manno-heptose-7-phosphate kinase — protein MQKIRVPVARRKKIIGNFKNASILVVGDIIIDEYLWGDVLRISPEAPVPVVNVTRESLCLGGAANVVQNLKSVDVTPYIVALCGDDSNGKRLIKMLEQLNCSTEGIAVSRSRPTTIKTRIMARHQQIVRADREVDEALTREEYSLLWDKIQKILPKVDGVVISDYGKGVISRPLTKRLIEQCRKQRIHIAIDPKERHFDLYKQVNIITPNLREAHAALGIPYKACGIEEVESLGWKLLDKLKLASLLVTLGEEGMAVFESNRKKFNHLPTMAVKVFDVTGAGDTVISIYAAAAAAGATPLEAAWLANHAAGLTVAELGTACVTSESLTEACKRIQR, from the coding sequence ATGCAGAAAATCAGGGTCCCTGTTGCCCGTCGAAAAAAAATAATCGGCAACTTCAAAAACGCATCGATTCTGGTTGTCGGCGATATTATCATCGATGAGTATTTGTGGGGTGATGTTTTACGGATTTCTCCCGAAGCTCCGGTACCGGTAGTTAATGTGACACGAGAATCACTTTGTCTGGGCGGCGCGGCAAATGTCGTGCAAAATCTTAAAAGTGTTGATGTCACTCCCTATATCGTTGCTCTGTGTGGTGATGATTCCAATGGGAAACGATTGATAAAAATGCTTGAACAGCTGAATTGCTCTACCGAGGGAATTGCTGTATCCCGAAGCCGTCCCACAACGATCAAGACCAGAATCATGGCCCGTCATCAGCAGATCGTAAGAGCCGACCGGGAAGTCGATGAAGCTCTTACCAGAGAAGAATACAGCCTGCTGTGGGATAAAATCCAAAAGATTCTTCCTAAAGTCGATGGTGTTGTCATTTCCGATTATGGAAAAGGGGTGATTTCCCGCCCATTAACAAAGCGCCTGATCGAACAGTGTAGAAAACAACGGATTCATATTGCAATCGACCCCAAAGAGCGTCATTTCGATCTTTATAAGCAAGTTAATATTATCACACCAAACCTCCGTGAAGCCCATGCTGCCCTTGGAATACCCTATAAAGCATGTGGTATTGAGGAGGTTGAAAGCCTTGGATGGAAGCTGTTGGATAAACTTAAATTGGCAAGCCTCCTGGTTACTCTTGGAGAAGAAGGAATGGCTGTTTTTGAGAGTAATAGGAAGAAATTCAACCATTTACCTACTATGGCGGTCAAGGTTTTTGATGTAACCGGAGCGGGCGATACGGTGATCAGTATCTATGCCGCCGCAGCCGCAGCCGGCGCTACACCGCTTGAAGCTGCATGGCTGGCGAATCATGCTGCGGGTCTAACGGTCGCCGAATTGGGAACCGCATGTGTGACTTCTGAATCACTTACTGAAGCATGCAAAAGAATTCAGAGGTAA
- a CDS encoding polysaccharide deacetylase family protein has protein sequence MSPTKKRKRHRCKNHPKVVARGRCVVCGSWICKECGVFKKGQFYCSDSCDPSPDKQNKVPSAENKKAVAVSSSRRSSRIWASSLLPLLAGICLALGGIAFGIFTLRKNWELSAENRFLKEKRMDLIEIIKANNREISSLLKEIHSLKVETEEKDEKTKSTRRSRPRNVKYYKPASGLPFNFKNGDVSQKLVTLTFDGGSYANAADEILDTLNSRNVRATMFLTGRFIMRQTPLIRRIVAEGHELGNHTYSHPHLTSWARDRVHATLPDISEKMLARDLAKANNILRKRVGIEFKPFWRAPYGEKNRQICRWALRNGYLHIGWRQGRSWYQNLDSNDWIPDEDTPGYRSPQEFYDKVISMAQSEPWGINGGIILMHLGTERKEKEQQTHTILGKTIDQLRGMGYQFVTISEMLQKSGVDINPLLQVEDDKPETPFNNTRK, from the coding sequence ATGTCACCCACAAAAAAACGAAAGCGTCACCGCTGTAAAAACCATCCGAAAGTAGTTGCCCGGGGCAGATGTGTTGTCTGCGGTTCCTGGATCTGCAAGGAGTGCGGCGTATTTAAGAAGGGACAGTTTTACTGTTCCGACAGCTGCGATCCTTCACCGGATAAGCAAAACAAGGTGCCCTCAGCAGAAAACAAAAAAGCTGTTGCAGTATCGTCTTCCCGGCGAAGCTCGAGGATATGGGCATCATCGTTGTTGCCGCTTCTCGCCGGTATCTGTCTTGCCCTTGGCGGCATTGCATTCGGCATTTTTACTTTGCGCAAGAACTGGGAGCTGTCTGCCGAAAATCGGTTTTTAAAAGAAAAACGGATGGACTTAATCGAGATTATCAAGGCAAATAATCGTGAAATAAGCAGTCTGCTCAAAGAAATACATTCACTCAAGGTTGAGACTGAGGAAAAGGATGAGAAAACAAAAAGTACCCGAAGGAGCAGGCCAAGAAATGTAAAATATTACAAGCCGGCATCGGGGCTTCCCTTCAATTTCAAGAACGGTGATGTATCCCAAAAGCTGGTTACGCTGACCTTTGACGGGGGCAGTTATGCCAATGCTGCCGACGAGATTCTCGACACCCTCAACTCCCGTAATGTTAGGGCGACCATGTTTCTTACCGGAAGATTTATCATGCGACAAACGCCGCTTATCCGTCGGATCGTTGCAGAAGGACACGAGTTGGGTAATCACACCTACAGCCATCCCCACCTCACTTCCTGGGCCCGGGACCGGGTGCATGCCACCTTGCCGGATATCAGCGAAAAGATGCTTGCCCGTGATCTTGCAAAGGCCAATAATATTCTGAGAAAGCGCGTAGGGATAGAATTCAAGCCCTTCTGGCGCGCTCCATATGGAGAAAAAAACCGGCAGATTTGCCGGTGGGCTCTCCGCAACGGGTATCTTCATATTGGATGGCGCCAGGGACGGAGCTGGTATCAGAATCTGGACAGCAACGACTGGATTCCGGATGAGGATACTCCTGGGTACCGTTCCCCGCAGGAGTTTTATGACAAGGTTATATCAATGGCACAAAGTGAACCATGGGGGATCAACGGCGGAATCATTCTGATGCACCTTGGGACCGAAAGAAAAGAAAAGGAACAGCAGACACATACTATTTTAGGTAAAACTATCGATCAGCTCCGGGGAATGGGGTATCAATTTGTTACTATCTCCGAAATGCTTCAGAAATCAGGGGTTGATATTAACCCCCTGCTTCAGGTCGAGGATGATAAACCCGAAACACCGTTCAACAACACCCGGAAATAA
- a CDS encoding ATP-binding cassette domain-containing protein: MLAIEFSGVTKIYRKGLRAKKVPAVVDLSFSVEENRIVGFVGPNGAGKTTSLKMLTGLVTPTAGTITIRGVPSHKPKARAGISFVSEQPYFYGHLSVRESLEYLYKLNRLSPSEMHKETDKALATVNLHKSVDKKVKELSKGMQQRLNIAQALLGDPSLFIMDEPMSGMDPPGRALFRKIFKQLAREGKTIFFSTHILQDIEQLCDNVVVLTQGRLKYEGPISELLTKGFLGTRITTKTLPDAVSKSLADKGYSISKGNGSTNTIFVPKEKNAEECQKVLAVNEIFPIQIENQRMSLEKVLYEQEE, from the coding sequence ATGCTCGCTATAGAATTCTCTGGTGTAACCAAAATATATCGCAAAGGACTGAGGGCAAAAAAGGTCCCTGCGGTTGTCGACTTGTCCTTTTCTGTCGAAGAAAACCGGATTGTGGGTTTTGTGGGTCCAAACGGCGCCGGCAAAACAACTTCCCTGAAAATGCTGACCGGTCTTGTTACCCCCACAGCAGGTACCATAACAATCAGAGGAGTACCGTCACACAAGCCGAAAGCACGAGCGGGCATTTCCTTTGTTTCGGAGCAGCCCTATTTTTATGGACATCTATCGGTTAGAGAATCTCTGGAATATCTTTATAAGCTCAATCGTCTTTCTCCATCCGAAATGCACAAAGAAACCGACAAAGCATTGGCAACCGTTAACCTCCACAAATCGGTAGACAAAAAAGTTAAAGAATTGTCCAAGGGAATGCAGCAACGACTCAATATTGCCCAGGCCCTTTTAGGAGACCCGTCCCTTTTTATCATGGATGAACCTATGAGCGGCATGGATCCTCCCGGAAGGGCACTGTTTCGAAAAATTTTCAAGCAGCTTGCCCGGGAAGGTAAAACTATTTTTTTCAGCACCCATATTCTTCAGGACATTGAGCAGTTGTGTGACAATGTAGTGGTACTCACCCAGGGAAGGCTTAAATATGAAGGACCCATTTCAGAGCTACTCACAAAGGGATTTCTGGGAACCAGGATAACCACAAAAACCCTTCCCGATGCTGTATCGAAAAGCCTTGCCGATAAGGGTTATTCGATCAGTAAGGGGAATGGTTCAACAAATACTATCTTTGTGCCGAAAGAAAAAAATGCCGAAGAATGTCAGAAGGTCCTTGCCGTGAATGAAATTTTTCCAATACAAATAGAAAACCAGCGAATGTCACTGGAAAAAGTTCTCTATGAGCAGGAAGAATAG
- a CDS encoding DUF58 domain-containing protein — translation MIPKEVLKKVRQIEIKTQSIVNSILSGEYHSVFRGQGMEFSEVRTYMEGDDIRNIDWNVTARMGDPFVKKHIEERELTVMLLVDASASGNFGTQEKFKDEIAVELCALLAFSAINNNDRVGLIIFTSDIEKYIPPKKGKKHVLRVIRELLYFKPKGKRTDISEAVKFLSNVQTKRSVVFIVSDFLSSGFEAPLRVAARRHDVIALKLSDPRELVLSDSGLMELEDPETGETMLVDTTDRAFRTAYQKEINKKKEALASFFLSTGIDEIPITTDTDYVEPLVKFFRKREKMMA, via the coding sequence ATGATACCAAAGGAAGTATTAAAAAAAGTTCGTCAAATCGAAATCAAGACTCAAAGTATCGTTAATTCGATTCTTTCGGGTGAGTACCATAGTGTTTTCCGCGGACAGGGAATGGAATTTTCCGAGGTGCGTACCTACATGGAAGGCGATGATATTCGAAATATCGACTGGAACGTGACCGCCCGCATGGGCGACCCTTTTGTTAAGAAACATATTGAAGAAAGAGAGCTGACAGTCATGCTTCTGGTCGACGCTTCGGCATCGGGCAATTTTGGGACTCAGGAAAAATTCAAAGATGAAATTGCCGTTGAACTCTGCGCATTGCTTGCCTTCTCTGCGATCAACAACAACGATCGCGTCGGCTTGATTATTTTTACCTCCGATATCGAAAAATATATCCCCCCAAAAAAGGGTAAAAAGCATGTACTGCGGGTCATCAGGGAGCTGCTCTATTTCAAGCCCAAAGGCAAAAGAACAGATATCAGCGAAGCGGTCAAATTTTTAAGCAATGTTCAGACCAAACGCTCTGTTGTTTTCATTGTTTCCGATTTTTTATCCTCTGGGTTCGAGGCCCCTTTGCGTGTTGCGGCACGACGGCATGATGTCATTGCTTTGAAACTCAGCGATCCACGGGAACTTGTACTTTCCGACAGCGGCCTTATGGAACTGGAAGATCCCGAAACAGGTGAAACGATGCTCGTTGATACCACCGACAGGGCATTCCGAACGGCATACCAGAAGGAAATAAATAAGAAAAAGGAAGCCCTGGCATCTTTTTTTCTCTCAACCGGCATTGATGAAATTCCGATTACAACCGACACCGATTATGTCGAACCACTGGTGAAATTTTTCCGCAAACGTGAAAAAATGATGGCATGA
- a CDS encoding ABC transporter permease subunit, producing the protein MNAIFQIAINTFKETIRNKVLYNILFFAIGLIFLSISFGEWSVFARVQVMQDFGLATMSIAGLLLAVFIGVGLLAKEIADKTLYSTLVKPIFRYTFVSGKFFGLLVTLAVNFAILTLIFWVIIIYLGGQATMPLFSAVLLIWIETALIVSVSIFFSTITTPMLAAIFTLAFYVIGHMNDFMELTLTAQTSINPVIENLLKIIYYLLPNLEHFNIREQVVYSVGVAPNYILFSFIYGVLYIFLFLILSCLIFTTKDL; encoded by the coding sequence ATGAATGCAATTTTTCAAATAGCAATCAATACCTTTAAAGAAACGATCCGTAATAAGGTTCTCTACAATATCCTCTTTTTTGCGATAGGATTAATTTTTCTTTCGATTTCCTTCGGGGAATGGTCTGTCTTTGCCCGGGTCCAGGTGATGCAGGATTTCGGCCTTGCCACGATGTCGATTGCCGGGTTGCTCCTTGCCGTCTTTATCGGCGTCGGGCTTCTGGCAAAGGAAATAGCTGACAAGACACTCTATTCAACTCTGGTAAAACCGATATTCCGGTATACCTTCGTATCAGGAAAATTTTTTGGACTCCTCGTAACCCTGGCGGTAAATTTTGCAATTTTAACCCTGATTTTCTGGGTGATTATTATTTATCTGGGCGGACAAGCAACCATGCCGCTTTTTTCGGCAGTCCTTCTAATCTGGATTGAAACGGCACTAATCGTCTCGGTCTCGATTTTCTTTTCCACCATTACCACCCCCATGCTGGCGGCTATTTTTACCCTGGCTTTCTATGTTATCGGTCATATGAATGACTTTATGGAACTCACACTGACCGCACAGACAAGTATTAATCCGGTTATAGAAAATTTGCTGAAAATTATTTATTATCTTCTTCCTAATCTGGAACATTTCAATATCAGAGAACAGGTTGTCTACTCTGTAGGCGTTGCCCCTAATTACATCCTGTTTTCTTTTATTTATGGTGTGCTCTATATTTTTCTCTTTCTTATTCTTTCATGTCTCATTTTCACGACAAAGGATCTCTGA
- a CDS encoding tetratricopeptide repeat protein: MRPRPKISAPKILFRKFLTVLKFHDGIINKRMHLFQTTSISVLVSIILCCTTIAQAEKVLIYDEEKGIIFVEKEKSATKGTAKKEKPSPGVSGTQQPQQNPGIRKPSNKEDIHIGRKKDPPELYFRSGLEYFKNQDYENALKNFTFADSVDPKPLYTLWVGKSLRRLERYQQMHFVMEKLLNTAPESDVADDALFEIAFHNQKTNNYEKAVELYARLAEQYPFGRSFSNGQEFREIAREQRRMMRAEIISILRLLGYKGEDLTDLYISFQTRENLEVTGTGTQETINAIKARHQEHLQREEEKRLMEERTQKHKKWGIFIGIFVLINLAAIIIQRFVISSKVKHLESMANELIDLETHSL; this comes from the coding sequence ATGAGGCCGAGGCCGAAAATATCAGCTCCGAAGATATTGTTCAGAAAATTTTTGACGGTGTTGAAGTTCCATGATGGTATAATAAACAAACGTATGCATCTTTTCCAAACAACGAGTATATCTGTTCTTGTCAGTATTATTTTGTGTTGCACGACAATCGCGCAGGCCGAAAAGGTACTTATCTACGATGAGGAAAAAGGAATCATTTTTGTAGAAAAAGAGAAAAGCGCAACAAAAGGTACGGCAAAAAAGGAGAAACCGTCGCCAGGTGTGTCCGGTACTCAACAACCGCAACAAAATCCAGGCATCCGGAAACCATCAAATAAAGAAGACATCCATATCGGTAGGAAAAAGGATCCTCCCGAGCTCTATTTTCGCTCAGGCCTGGAATACTTTAAAAATCAAGATTACGAGAATGCACTGAAAAATTTCACCTTTGCCGATTCCGTTGATCCAAAGCCGCTCTATACTCTCTGGGTAGGAAAATCTCTCCGACGGCTGGAACGCTATCAACAGATGCATTTTGTTATGGAAAAACTTCTCAATACTGCCCCGGAAAGCGATGTCGCCGATGACGCTCTCTTTGAGATAGCATTCCATAATCAAAAAACCAACAATTATGAGAAAGCTGTGGAACTGTATGCCCGACTTGCAGAGCAGTATCCTTTCGGGCGTTCTTTTTCAAACGGTCAGGAATTCAGGGAAATAGCCCGGGAACAGCGTCGCATGATGCGCGCGGAAATTATCTCCATTCTTCGCCTCCTGGGATATAAAGGTGAAGACCTCACCGACCTCTATATCTCCTTTCAAACAAGAGAAAACCTTGAGGTTACCGGAACCGGCACACAGGAAACCATCAATGCCATCAAAGCCCGCCACCAGGAGCATTTGCAACGGGAAGAAGAAAAACGGTTAATGGAAGAGCGGACACAGAAGCACAAAAAGTGGGGGATCTTTATCGGTATATTCGTATTGATTAATCTGGCGGCCATAATAATTCAGCGATTTGTCATCAGTTCAAAGGTAAAACATCTCGAATCAATGGCTAATGAACTTATAGATTTGGAAACACACTCATTATGA
- a CDS encoding DUF4177 domain-containing protein, giving the protein MQWEHKFIIAERHGKGIFGFVLPKEISWKVHYVNGKQQKNWQDITLYNYLAKSGDNGWEVVSMVSHVCIRSGTLPVEHLYIIMKREVKNAKIT; this is encoded by the coding sequence ATGCAATGGGAACATAAATTCATAATTGCGGAAAGACACGGCAAGGGCATTTTTGGTTTTGTCCTCCCTAAAGAAATCTCCTGGAAAGTCCATTATGTGAACGGCAAACAGCAAAAGAACTGGCAGGATATAACGCTCTATAACTATCTTGCCAAATCAGGGGACAATGGCTGGGAAGTTGTTTCCATGGTATCGCATGTATGTATCCGTTCGGGCACACTTCCGGTAGAGCATCTTTATATTATCATGAAACGGGAAGTTAAAAATGCAAAAATCACCTGA
- a CDS encoding amidohydrolase, whose translation MMNHSPLNKKVKEAIEAVYPQVVAIRRHLHMYPELSNHEHDTAALVYRQVKEWGLKPRYHIGKTGVTADLGIGKGKTIVLRADMDALPIQEKNRVAYKSQVNGVMHACGHDIHTACLLGAAKILASLKKELHGKVVFLFQPSEEVEPGGAIQMIRSGAFPGNVDAVFGLHVSIDHPTGTIGLKPGDDCSGVLTFDVTVRGKGGHGAMPERAIDPIVCACSMIMELQTLISRESPPFEPAVLTVGSFHSGTKRNIIPDEARFYGTIRTFSEKLQTQLQRRVTQVLKAVAHSFRTGVEVSFVKSYPPGYNDPAMTGRAKDILRDALGKSKVAVRSYPTMFAEDFTYYLKMSRGTYIHLGVKKPDDKAPAGLHSARFLPDETAMKTGIMTHCALALGIAGKN comes from the coding sequence ATGATGAACCATTCCCCCTTGAATAAAAAAGTCAAAGAAGCAATAGAGGCTGTATATCCGCAGGTAGTGGCCATACGGCGTCACCTGCACATGTACCCGGAATTATCAAACCATGAGCACGACACAGCAGCCCTGGTCTACCGGCAAGTGAAAGAGTGGGGACTAAAACCCCGGTATCATATCGGAAAAACCGGAGTTACCGCAGATCTTGGGATTGGTAAAGGAAAAACGATTGTCCTTCGAGCAGACATGGATGCTCTACCGATTCAGGAGAAGAACAGGGTTGCCTACAAATCACAGGTAAACGGTGTCATGCACGCCTGCGGCCACGATATTCATACGGCCTGTCTTCTGGGTGCAGCGAAAATCCTTGCATCGTTAAAAAAGGAGCTTCACGGAAAGGTTGTTTTTCTTTTCCAGCCTTCGGAAGAAGTGGAACCGGGCGGTGCAATACAGATGATTCGATCCGGTGCATTTCCCGGCAATGTCGATGCAGTCTTCGGTCTTCATGTCAGTATCGACCACCCAACCGGCACAATCGGACTGAAACCCGGTGACGATTGTAGCGGGGTACTTACCTTTGATGTTACTGTTCGGGGAAAGGGTGGCCACGGCGCAATGCCCGAGCGGGCAATCGATCCGATCGTATGCGCATGTTCCATGATCATGGAGCTTCAAACCCTTATCAGCAGAGAAAGCCCGCCTTTTGAACCCGCAGTTTTAACTGTCGGCTCCTTTCATTCGGGAACAAAACGAAATATTATCCCTGATGAAGCCCGCTTCTACGGGACGATCCGCACCTTCTCCGAGAAACTTCAAACCCAGCTTCAACGGCGGGTAACCCAGGTGCTGAAAGCGGTTGCCCACTCTTTCAGAACCGGAGTGGAGGTTTCTTTTGTAAAATCATATCCTCCCGGATACAATGATCCTGCGATGACCGGAAGGGCGAAGGATATTCTCAGAGACGCGCTGGGAAAATCGAAGGTTGCAGTCCGTTCGTATCCTACCATGTTTGCAGAAGATTTCACCTATTATCTGAAAATGTCCCGGGGAACCTACATTCACCTCGGTGTAAAAAAGCCAGACGATAAAGCACCGGCGGGACTCCACAGCGCCCGGTTTCTTCCCGATGAAACCGCTATGAAAACCGGCATCATGACGCATTGCGCCCTTGCTCTGGGGATAGCAGGGAAAAATTAG
- a CDS encoding MBL fold metallo-hydrolase gives MDITFLGGTQTVTGSQHLLSVNGKKILFECGLYQGRRQESYEKNLNFSFDPAEIDACVLTHAHIDHSGNIPNLVKNGFRGPIYATPPTVDLCKIMLRDSGHIQEKDIEWLNKIRLKQKKPPIVPLYTMRDAEAASEQFVGIDYDKSFTVAPGMEVRFLEGGHILGSASIHCYIKNGSTSMRFGYAGDIGRPDKPIIHDPNLPRSLDLLIMESTYGNRFHESPEDTHEKFAGIIRYTAAAGGKLIIPAFAVGRTQELVHTLHKLYNQNRIPDIPIYVDSPLASHATEVFRKHPECFDRETTRIFTRHGEDPFEFPRLKYITEVEDSKRLNNLDYPHIIISASGMAEAGRILHHLRNNIGNHRNVILFVGHAVRETLARKIIDGHREVKIFGEKHVVRAQVKNLDTFSAHADRRGLLDYIKYCPPSKLENIFLVHGELEQAQPLKNALHSKGYKNVHIPKAGEKIYL, from the coding sequence ATGGACATAACGTTTCTCGGCGGTACTCAAACAGTAACCGGATCCCAGCATCTACTTTCAGTCAATGGGAAAAAAATACTTTTTGAATGCGGCCTTTATCAGGGACGGCGGCAGGAGAGCTATGAAAAGAATCTCAATTTTAGTTTCGATCCTGCTGAAATAGACGCTTGCGTACTCACCCATGCCCATATCGATCACAGCGGAAATATCCCTAACCTTGTTAAAAATGGTTTCAGGGGACCGATCTATGCGACACCGCCGACGGTGGATCTGTGCAAAATTATGCTGCGTGATTCGGGCCATATCCAAGAAAAAGATATCGAATGGCTCAATAAAATCCGCCTAAAGCAGAAGAAGCCCCCCATTGTTCCTCTCTATACCATGAGAGATGCTGAAGCTGCATCGGAACAATTTGTCGGGATCGACTATGATAAGTCTTTTACTGTGGCTCCTGGTATGGAGGTTCGTTTTCTCGAAGGCGGTCATATTCTGGGTTCGGCCAGTATTCATTGTTATATTAAAAACGGCAGCACCTCAATGCGTTTTGGGTATGCCGGAGATATTGGGAGGCCGGACAAACCAATCATCCATGACCCGAATCTGCCCCGTTCTCTGGACCTGCTTATCATGGAAAGCACCTACGGTAACCGCTTTCATGAATCACCGGAGGATACTCATGAGAAATTTGCCGGCATAATACGGTACACGGCCGCTGCAGGCGGGAAGCTAATTATACCAGCATTTGCCGTAGGAAGAACACAGGAACTGGTCCATACGCTCCACAAGCTGTACAATCAGAATCGCATTCCCGATATTCCAATTTATGTGGACAGTCCTCTGGCCAGCCATGCAACAGAGGTCTTCAGAAAACACCCCGAATGCTTTGACCGCGAAACAACACGAATTTTTACCCGCCATGGAGAAGATCCCTTCGAATTCCCGCGCCTGAAATACATCACTGAGGTTGAAGATTCAAAAAGATTGAATAACCTGGATTATCCTCATATTATCATTTCTGCATCGGGTATGGCCGAAGCCGGCAGGATATTACATCATTTGAGAAATAATATCGGAAACCACCGAAATGTCATTCTCTTTGTCGGCCATGCAGTAAGAGAAACTCTTGCCAGAAAAATTATCGACGGCCACAGAGAGGTCAAAATATTTGGAGAAAAACATGTTGTCAGAGCTCAGGTAAAAAATCTGGATACCTTCAGCGCCCATGCAGACCGAAGGGGCCTTCTTGATTATATCAAATACTGTCCGCCGTCAAAGCTGGAGAACATCTTCCTGGTTCATGGTGAACTGGAACAGGCACAACCGCTGAAAAATGCACTTCACAGCAAGGGATATAAAAATGTGCATATCCCGAAAGCCGGAGAAAAGATCTATTTATAG
- a CDS encoding glycosyltransferase has translation MSRIAVIIPSWNRKHVIERSVTSVLNQSFDDYELVVVDDCSVDGTEELALFSDSRIRYERLDMHKGVSYARNYGVRCTSAPLLAFLDSDDEWHENKLEHHLDWIRRNPSFRISQTQEIWIRRGKRVNPPKNHKKQAGDIFEMSLKRCMITPSSVIMDRDLYHEFGGFNESFLACEDYDLWLKVTSKYPVGLIDEYLLTRYGGHRDQLSSTAFALDRFRIRSILHILYTGELRENQQVLAKRELVRKACIVAGGYKKRGDLKRYEQFRSIADVNGV, from the coding sequence ATGAGTCGAATTGCCGTTATTATTCCTTCCTGGAATCGTAAGCATGTTATTGAGCGTTCGGTAACGTCTGTATTGAATCAGTCATTCGATGATTATGAGTTAGTTGTCGTGGATGATTGTTCTGTTGATGGAACCGAAGAACTGGCTTTGTTTTCGGATTCCCGGATCAGATATGAAAGACTGGATATGCACAAAGGAGTCTCTTATGCCCGTAATTATGGCGTTCGATGCACCTCGGCACCACTGCTTGCCTTTCTTGATTCTGATGATGAGTGGCATGAAAATAAGCTCGAGCACCATCTCGACTGGATCAGGAGAAATCCGTCCTTTCGTATTTCTCAGACCCAGGAGATATGGATTCGCCGTGGAAAAAGAGTAAATCCGCCTAAAAATCACAAAAAACAGGCCGGAGATATTTTTGAAATGTCACTCAAGCGTTGTATGATAACACCATCATCCGTAATCATGGATCGGGATCTTTATCATGAATTCGGAGGATTCAACGAGTCTTTTCTTGCCTGTGAAGATTATGATTTGTGGTTAAAAGTAACCTCGAAATATCCTGTCGGGCTGATAGATGAATACCTCCTGACCCGCTATGGCGGGCACCGTGATCAGCTGTCATCGACGGCTTTTGCTCTGGACCGTTTCCGTATCAGGAGTATTCTGCATATTTTGTATACCGGTGAGTTGCGGGAAAACCAGCAAGTGCTTGCTAAAAGGGAGCTGGTCAGAAAGGCTTGTATCGTTGCCGGAGGCTATAAAAAAAGAGGAGATTTGAAACGTTATGAACAGTTCAGGTCGATCGCAGATGTTAATGGAGTTTGA
- a CDS encoding site-2 protease family protein — MSTEHLLLRIPAILLALTVHEYAHGWIASLRGDTTARDMGRLTFNPIAHLDFFGTIMLLFGPFGWAKPVPVNYQNLKDSKTDPIFISAAGPVSNIILACVAGYLYRLFFMNQSLFGLSAGDVGIFFSFLIQINLGISFFNLLPVPPLDGSKILLGLLPSSKVPTYHRYMRKVPMIFLLLIIIEWYFNIPTISLILYPLYNPYRSFWLYIIFGGKAI, encoded by the coding sequence ATGTCAACAGAACATCTGCTTCTCCGTATTCCGGCCATTCTTCTGGCGTTAACGGTTCATGAATATGCTCATGGGTGGATTGCTTCGTTGCGCGGTGATACAACTGCCCGTGATATGGGGCGTCTTACCTTCAATCCCATTGCCCATCTGGATTTTTTTGGGACAATTATGCTCTTGTTCGGACCCTTCGGCTGGGCGAAACCGGTACCGGTAAATTATCAGAATTTAAAGGATTCCAAAACCGATCCTATTTTTATCAGTGCTGCAGGACCGGTATCGAATATTATCCTTGCCTGTGTTGCAGGATATTTGTATCGTCTGTTTTTCATGAATCAGTCGCTTTTCGGGCTGTCTGCCGGTGATGTCGGTATATTTTTCAGTTTTCTGATACAAATCAACCTTGGAATATCTTTTTTTAATCTGCTGCCAGTCCCTCCTCTAGACGGTTCGAAAATCCTTCTGGGACTGCTGCCGTCATCAAAAGTGCCGACCTATCACCGCTATATGAGAAAAGTCCCGATGATATTTTTACTACTCATCATTATCGAATGGTATTTTAATATACCGACGATTTCGCTTATCCTGTATCCGCTTTATAATCCGTACCGGAGCTTTTGGCTTTATATTATCTTTGGAGGAAAGGCGATATAA